A window of Apium graveolens cultivar Ventura chromosome 8, ASM990537v1, whole genome shotgun sequence contains these coding sequences:
- the LOC141679885 gene encoding zinc finger BED domain-containing protein DAYSLEEPER-like codes for MQSLISNEIQDEGSILYQTAFEMNEKFRKYWKNYSLILSFAVILDPRYKLKFVEYVFRKIYPTNYSEKVRQIYEKMEELYLDYYRISNISSTSITFCPRVTNEDHDEEMDDIDEFESIFCQNDSQNETKSQLHLYLEESKLDARVKLDVLSFWRSNKSKYPILSAMTRDILSMPITTVASESSFSIGS; via the exons ATGCAGTCACTTATTAGCAATGAAATACAAGACGAGGGTAGTATTTTATATCAAACGGCATTTGAAATGAATGAAAAGTTTAGGAAATATTGGAAGAATTATAGCTTGATATTGTCATTTGCCGTAATATTGGATCCTCGCTACAAGTTAAAGTTCGTGGAGTATGTCTTTAGAAAGATCTATCCTACAAATTATTCTGAAAAAGTTAGACAAATCTATGAGAAGATGGAGGAGCTTTACTTGGATTACTATCGAATATCAAATATTTCTTCAACATCCATCACTTTTTGTCCAAGAGTTACTAACGAAGATCATGATGAAGAAATGGATGATATAGAT GAGTTTGAATCAATTTTTTGTCAAAATGACTCACAAAATGAAACTAAATCACAACTTCATTTGTACTTGGAAGAAAGTAAATTGGATGCTAGAGTGAAACTTGATGTACTTTCTTTTTGGAGATCAAATAAAAGCAAATACCCCATTTTATCTGCTATGACACGAGATATTTTAAGCATGCCAATAACTACTGTTGCTTCCGAGTCTTCTTTTAGTATTGGAAGTTAA